Proteins from one Palaemon carinicauda isolate YSFRI2023 chromosome 44, ASM3689809v2, whole genome shotgun sequence genomic window:
- the LOC137634463 gene encoding uro-adherence factor A-like: MDWFQVIFSALLINAVAAISLKCGEDIVVQRGQKKVLRFWSSEDELLNVDVLSKTKNATDAETDPLRQGQGEGGTSAGTVSSNTRAGSGSASGTTSSHVGGSSESNKFRTDIGTSNTDNDVREQNKGNDLYYSHKPNITSQHEMKINEDHQEVTSSPAFDQTNTPKFEDISKPMTEQIYEEITDIPPVIEVSTLMSEIEQLSDLGKLGNELPDISVSTQIGDDDNQTHNRVQTTTESILESTSNNLHKSGHENQFTDKADAGNVPGNTHTGDGDDKLNNTDSEKNSTFPEHNQGDSRTSSPDITDSFEIVTNPNVLFPDGNDVDELPVFVQTTEENNDHTESQTQSNLDNSHFDSIDYDEYAVPRTTYAPWNEQRQEHDSLGNISPEILDSIHTDNDKIQAHDNILSKTESISSNVQEQGEKNKITDNEKTTSIQSVPKNDKNKESELNFTVKNQISDSEYSETTISIINDLEIVTNPNVFSQNREGIPDNKEDILPGFLPRPEDNNRNKYHHIETHQESEPEKTHLDSVNRDEDMVESTTFGIWTEVRQEQQNVNNKIIPEQPHSQRKKDQLENSQQILNTNTDIPDLLTTKESFISTYQKKGATDTLFLEPEAFDTTTILYRKMSDDNIFKTTQSPVGYSEVTEEQMITTGISIESIINLDSSSEVSTTNPMYTEENETENPFLVDQNILHLEDRNDSMTPQKDIFTQQTTDRIIPITEYVTQRYDEIKKEPQNIVITERENEHSESATEITSINDQKPTEINFKIKMGDPLVSENTLFRMDELDILNEDSTTYNINEDIYNDEAPVVTTETINQTTDKYIEITTITAYDKNEHTKNPAIPNDGANGNEEGNVLVTHANSIHDVDNLSNLTITKTESNADLINESSLASENNTDSDYAFQESITESSMKNIQNDEKKIVYLPSTSIDIDDEVTEASIKQINKETDEVKWENRVEPLSKKEVPETEKHTIEQSNQENKSESDTNKISSTTSGYIAGNSLFVNSTTEKSTPVSQSNHFDAQINKVINPIATIPQNTNIKSDNKSKFNETTDNLQQPDKNTSGDEYTTPLVITTTKPATTTEIDPFASIIERWTEALENIPDEPLSIDDLVIDVSDFLDIKPDSSLEVIDAINNKLAEDIITQTRDPLLPDITESINDQDMTGTTEKGFLDLLFGINSSAMAGFLNTNFTQELQVPYTTQDTLFSYTDPITVIQTSTEKSDVTTDNQYKHEGDLKNSEHLNEPMDFFTITDDIHYQTTEADSTMFSTVNQDQVEITTINTADDQKLELNSPDSEKNSHTLTTIAPSSKDNFQTEMHETKSDTIFSPREELDEIFYDFYTDKPIEELTTSFPLEEITENDMASTGITTPFTIPLSVLKNPTILDNLLNGQVQNGESKVVINENNSHTLTTIAPSNKDNFQTEMHETKSDTIFSPREKLDEFFYDFYTDKPIEEQTISFPLEKINENDMASTGITTPFTIPLSVLKNPTILDNLLNGQVQNGESKVVTNENNSHTLTTIAPSSKDNFQTEMHETKSDTIFSPRDKQDEIFYDFYTGKPIEEQTTSFPLERITENNMASTGITTPFTIPLSVLKNPTILDNLLNGQVQNGGSKVVIKEQGSKVAISSPSQNDVYQPQAFTQESISEVSVTTSRSTTTNEYDQTNYFSTKSTTEAINQDSEQFTTEEIRDLHEKNSSSVNIIYQLNNDNEHATENPLTVDDISISNNALNEYLNIENLIHKNPDSYLGLNEDTSYPQVDESYNYNEDTVKNTATTNIPDTSARESTEPFVEELFNDETHTIIPHSSGSTTISLSSNNVTDFVNHPYNSSDHLIHPTVSLDETEVSLVNNKESQNITLTEHHQADNLMGNERTTTIQSETEESGNDSNFATIIIPPSIVNGLHGGHIKNDYIYTKTEAPIPEMSKVDTTTETTTEVTEMDHTTELPVTVATELLQTENIYTTQHSGVISRKEDEGQTDYGDSSPFFIRLPGSPDPVPLYIQYEPVEINYVPTYDKELSIGYRDSLKNDDKLEITNLFRDNIDAVNSVTEYANLSMTTDNGSYESFSNNSQYSELKSNDTDFFAVNTTISSEIENFTQDVYNKGIIINESNDTTKINNQHQELSDENKDSDYFRPNNPIQKRPDPFFEMEAPKLGNEEDKHNNSDLSQGNNSYSQTNQSEDQYSVDVSSQYGFESFTNKGTQPGKVEDVPLGINKEILYPGDYYLHDSYTDVNLKLLRNPVFSLTQKVKVITPSPEDLLSPQYTPFPITTNPPRHKPTASLITALPLFTSLRSTSANPETIESNLLSESDLPKVSNNSENSLTSEEPPVTTQRHPPSIEYSPIPAVDFDDSYALSYNPDSIFANEESIIAPYVNQIKGNFGNQEGTDQKFAEKKGQIDNGNSYSPDTYQAQNTKAHTNKNISPSNPAVDPVLTDNLPIPSEQFMAHKQVWAFPQSREDPAYLGSDAYNPEKSDGPVYQAFHSAHDFPGLNPADFSYRKVPARVSSHNTDSSPGKYDGHVIGDFNHQWSRPIYDDEVMDADDKTGDETLPTGHKYFHQPSSTWQENDTFPATQYDEDYIQQFFSFLMRTLPYQTIPAEEERPKRSVPAEGEQIFCEWNIRTEPGLYLIMTFHNLSAAYTVDCHGAYIEVERENNGYDARWCGSRVGQAGTRPHVIFAKSEVRITIYDDGRGNKVTPTGFEADIEVIDLFNKSDYGSFMRSNAYPHIRRMLMG, translated from the exons CAATCTCGTTGAAATGTGGGGAAGACATCGTGGTACAGAGAGGGCAGAAGAAAGTCCTCCGATTCTGGAGTTCAGAAGACGAGCTCCTCAATGTTGATGTTTTGTCCAAGACCAAAAACGCCACAGACGCAGAGACCGACCCGTTAAGACAAGGTCAAGGTGAGGGAGGTACATCCGCTGGAACTGTTTCCAGCAATACCCGCGCTGGATCAGGTTCTGCTTCCGGAACCACTTCAAGTCACGTGGGAGGGTCCAGTGAAAGTAATAAATTTAGAACAGATATTGGGACAAGCAATACAGACAATGATGTCAGGGAACAAAACAAGGGGAATGATTTGTACTATTCTCACAAGCCTAATATAACTAGCCAACATGAGATGAAAATAAATGAAGACCACCAGGAAGTTACATCAAGCCCCGCATTTGATCAAACGAATACGCCTAAATTCGAAGACATTAGTAAGCCAATGACTGAACAGATATATGAAGAAATTACTGACATTCCACCAGTTATCGAAGTTAGTACCCTAATGAGTGAAATTGAACAACTTAGCGATCTGGGAAAATTAGGAAATGAATTACCAGATATTTCTGTTAGTACCCAAATAGGTGATGATGACAACCAGACTCACAACAGAGTACAAACAACCACAGAAAGTATACTGGAAAGTACATCGAATAACTTACATAAAAGTGGCCATGAAAACCAATTTACAGACAAAGCAGATGCGGGTAATGTTCCAGGTAACACACATACAGGTGATGGTGATGACAAACTTAATAATACAGATTCTGAGAAAAATAGTACTTTTCCTGAACATAACCAAGGGGACTCGAGAACCTCATCTCCAGACATCACGGATTCTTTTGAAATTGTTACCAATCCAAATGTCTTATTTCCGGATGGAAATGATGTTGATGAACTACCAGTTTTTGTGCAAACAACCGAAGAAAATAATGACCATACAGAGAGCCAAACACAAAGCAATCTAGACAACTCACATTTTGACTCAATTGACTATGATGAATATGCAGTGCCACGTACTACATATGCCCCATGGAATGAACAAAGGCAAGAACACGACAGTTTAGGAAATATTTCACCAGAAATTCTTGATAGCATTCACACAGATAATGACAAAATTCAAGCTCATGATAACATACTATCAAAGACAGAAAGTATATCCAGTAATGTACAGGAGCAAGGGGAGAAAAACAAAATCACAGACAATGAAAAGACTACTAGTATCCAAAGTGTTCCTAAAAACGATAAAAATAAGGAATCAGAGCTAAATTTTACAGTAAAAAACCAGATCAGCGACAGTGAATATTCAGAAACCACAATTTCAATTATAAATGATTTAGAAATCGTTACCAATCCCAATGTTTTTTCTCAGAATAGAGAAGGAATCCCTGACAACAAAGAAGATATACTTCCAGGCTTCCTACCGAGGCCTGAAGACAATAATCGTAACAAATATCACCATATTGAAACCCACCAAGAAAGTGAACCAGAAAAAACACATCTTGACTCTGTTAACCGTGACGAAGATATGGTGGAATCCACTACATTTGGCATATGGACTGAAGTAAGGCAAGAACAgcaaaatgtaaataataaaataatacctgAACAACCACACAGCCAACGAAAAAAGGATCAGCTGGAAAACAGTCAACAGATTCTTAACACCAATACAGATATTCCTGATTTACTAACAACTAAAGagtcattcatatcaacatatcAAAAGAAAGGTGCAACTGATACACTGTTTCTTGAACCTGAAGCATTTGATACTACAACAATACTCTACAGAAAAATGTCTGATGATAACATTTTTAAAACTACCCAGTCACCTGTGGGATATTCTGAAGTTACTGAAGAGCAGATGATCACAACAGGCATATCCATAGAGAGCATTATTAATCTTGATTCATCAAGTGAGGTATCAACAACAAATCCTATGTATACTGaagaaaatgaaacagaaaatcCATTCTTGGTTGATCAAAATATTCTTCATTTGGAAGATAGAAATGATAGTATGACACCACAAAAAGATATCTTTACCCAGCAGACCACAGATAGAATAATTCCAATTACCGAATATGTGACACAACGTTATGATGAGATTAAAAAAGAACCCCAAAATATCGTTATTACTGAGAGAGAAAATGAGCATTCTGAATCTGCAACTGAAATAACAAGTATAAATGACCAAAAACCTACAGAAATCAATTTTAAGATAAAAATGGGAGATCCTTTAGTATCTGAGAATACGCTCTTCAGAATGGATGAACTTGATATTCTGAATGAAGATAGCACCACATACAATATTAATGAGGACATTTACAATGATGAAGCACCAGTGGTAACTACTGAAACTATAAACCAAACCACTGACAAATATATTGAGATTACAACTATAACGGCATATGATAAGAATGAACACACTAAAAACCCAGCTATTCCCAATGATGGAGCAAAcggaaatgaagaaggaaatgtgCTAGTCACTCATGCAAATAGTATTCACGATGTTGATAATCTTTCAAACCTAACCATCACAAAAACTGAATCAAATGCTGACCTTATAAATGAAAGTAGTCTAGCATCTGAGAACAACACTGATAGTGATTATGCTTTCCAAGAATCAATAACTGAAAGTTCCATGAAAAATAtccaaaatgatgaaaaaaaaatagtatacttGCCTTCAACAAGTATAGATATTGATGATGAAGTTACTGAAGCCAGCATCAAGCAGATTAACAAGGAAACAGATGAAGTGAAATGGGAAAATAGAGTGGAGCCACTAAGTAAAAAGGAAGTTCCTGAAACTGAAAAACATACTATAGAACAAAGTAATCAAGAAAATAAATCTGAAAGTGATACTAATAAGATTTCTTCTACAACAAGTGGTTATATAGCGGGAAACAGTCTATTTGTCAATTCAACAACTGAAAAAAGTACACCTGTTTCTCAAAGCAATCATTTTGATGCACaaataaataaggtaataaatCCTATAGCAACTATCCCCCAGAACACCAATATAAAATCTGacaataaatctaaatttaatgaGACCACAGACAACCTTCAACAACCAGATAAAAATACAAGTGGTGATGAATATACAACACCTTTAGTTATTACAACTACCAAGCCTGCAACTACAACTGAAATTGATCCATTTGCTTCAATCATAGAACGATGGACAGAAGCTCTAGAAAATATTCCAGATGAACCTCTTTCTATTGATGATCTGGTTATTGATGTTTCTGACTTTCTGGATATAAAACCAGACTCTTCTTTAGAAGTGATAGATGCGATCAATAACAAACTAGCGGAAGACATTATTACTCAGACTAGAGATCCTCTGTTACCAGATATAACTGAAAGCATAAATGATCAAGATATGACGGGCACAACCGAGAAAGGTTTTTTGGACCTATTGTTTGGGATAAATTCTTCAGCTATGGCAGGTTTCCTGAATACAAATTTTACACAAGAACTACAAGTACCTTATACTACACAGGATACATTATTTTCTTACACAGATCCAATAACTGTAATTCAAACTTCTACTGAGAAAAGTGATGTAACAACAGACAATCAATATAAACATGAAGGTGACTTGAAGAACTCTGAGCACTTGAATGAACCTATGGATTTCTTTACCATAACAGATGATATTCATTACCAGACAACAGAAGCAGATTCAACAATGTTCTCCACAGTCAACCAAGATCAAGTTGAAATAACCACAATAAACACAGCAGATGATCAAAAACTTGAATTGAATTCCCCAGATTCTGAAAAAAATAGTCATACTTTAACCACAATAGCACCTTCCAGTAAAGACAACTTCCAAACAGAAATGCACGAGACCAAATCCGATACTATATTCTCACCACGGGAAGAACTAGAtgagattttttatgatttttatacagATAAACCTATTGAAGAACTGACAACCTCTTTTCCACTTGAAGAAATTACGGAGAATGACATGGCAAGTACTGGTATTACAACACCGTTCACCATTCCTCTATCAGTTTTGAAAAACCCAACAATACTTGATAACTTACTTAATGGCCAAGTACAAAATGGTGAAAGTAAAGTtgtcattaatgaaaataatagtcaTACTTTAACCACAATAGCACCTTCCAATAAAGACAACTTCCAAACAGAAATGCACGAGACCAAATCCGATACTATATTCTCACCACGGGAAAAACTAGAtgagtttttttatgatttttatacagATAAACCTATTGAAGAACAAACAATCTCTTTTCCACTTGAAAAAATTAATGAGAATGACATGGCAAGTACTGGTATTACAACACCGTTCACCATTCCTCTATCAGTTTTGAAAAACCCAACAATACTTGATAACTTACTTAATGGCCAAGTACAAAATGGTGAAAGTAAAGTTGtcactaatgaaaataatagtcaTACTTTAACCACAATAGCACCTTCCAGTAAAGACAACTTCCAAACAGAAATGCACGAGACCAAATCCGATACTATATTCTCACCACGGGACAAACAAGAtgagattttttatgatttttatacagGTAAACCTATTGAAGAACAAACAACCTCTTTTCCACTTGAAAGAATTACAGAGAATAACATGGCAAGTACTGGTATTACAACGCCGTTCACCATTCCTCTATCAGTTTTGAAAAACCCAACAATACTTGATAACTTACTTAATGGCCAAGTACAAAATGGTGGAAGTAAAGTTGTCATTAAAGAACAAGGGAGCAAAGTAGCTATAAGTTCTCCATCTCAAAATGATGTCTATCAACCACAAGCATTCACACAGGAATCAATATCAGAAGTATCAGTTACAACATCAAGATCTACCACAACCAATGAATATgatcaaacaaattatttctcaACAAAATCGACAACTGAAGCCATTAACCAAGATAGTGAGCAATTTACAACTGAAGAAATCAGGGACCTGCATGAAAAAAATAGCAGTTCAGTAAATATAATATATCAGCTAAACAATGATAATGAACACGCAACAGAAAATCCACTTACAGTAGATGATATAAGCATTTCTAATAATGCATTAAATGAGTACCTTAATATTGAAAATCTAATTCATAAAAATCCAGACAGCTACTTAGGTTTAAATGAAGATACTTCCTACCCTCAGGTCGATGAATCATATAACTATAATGAAGATACAGTTAAAAATACTGCTACAACCAACATTCCAGATACATCTGCTAGAGAATCAACAGAACCATTTGTTGAGGAATTATTCAACGATGAAACTCATACAATTATTCCACATTCTTCTGGAAGCACCACTATTTCACTCTCTAGTAATAATGTTACTGATTTCGTAAATCATCCTTATAATAGCTCTGACCATTTGATCCATCCTACAGTCTCTTTAGACGAAACCGAAGTTTCATTGGTGAATAATAAAGAATCCCAAAACATAACATTAACTGAACACCATCAAGCTGACAACCTGATGGGCAATGAAAGAACTACTACTATACAAAGTGAGACAGAAGAATCGGGTAATGACTCCAACTTTGCAACTATTATAATTCCACCTTCTATTGTTAATGGCTTGCATGGTGGGCACATAAAAAATGATTACATATATACCAAAACAGAAGCACCAATCCCAGAAATGAGTAAAGTGGACACCACAACAGAAACAACTACAGAAGTAACTGAAATGGACCATACAACAGAGTTACCAGTTACTGTAGCAACTGAATTGCTACAAACTGAGAACATTTACACCACACAACACTCTGGAGTAATCAGTCGTAAAGAAGATGAAGGACAAACAGACTATGGTGACAGTTCACCTTTCTTTATAAGATTACCAGGAAGTCCTGACCCAGTACCTCTTTATATCCAGTATGAACCTGTTGAAATAAACTATGTTCCCACTTATGATAAAGAGCTTTCTATAGGTTATCGGGATTCTTTGAAAAATGATGATAAATTGGAGATTACCAACCTCTTCAGGGATAACATCGATGCAGTAAACTCAGTAACAGAATATGCTAATTTATCAATGACGACAGACAATGGAAGTTATGAATCCTTTTCTAATAACAGTCAATATTCCGAGCTAAAATCTAATGACACTGATTTTTTTGCAGTAAACACAACCATATCTTCTGAAATAGAAAATTTCACACAGGATGTATACAACAAAGGAATAATTATTAATGAATCTAATGACACAACCAAAATAAATAATCAACATCAGGAACTTTCTGATGAAAATAAAGATTCTGATTACTTTAGGCCAAACAATCCCATTCAAAAACGTCCGGATCCCTTCTTTGAAATGGAGGCTCCTAAATTAGGAAATGAAGAAGATAAACACAATAATTCAGATCTGTCACAAGGAAATAATAGCTATTCACAAACTAATCAAAGTGAAGACCAATATTCAGTTGATGTCTCAAGTCAGTATGGTTTTGAAAGTTTTACTAATAAAGGGACTCAACCTGGAAAAGTAGAGGATGTTCCACTGGGAATTAATAAAGAAATTCTTTACCCAGGCGACTACTACCTTCATGACTCGTATACCGATGTTAACCTGAAATTACTGAGGAATCCTGTCTTCAGCCTAACacaaaaagtaaaagtaataacaCCCTCGCCAGAAGATCTACTGAGCCCTCAGTACACACCATTCCCTATCACAACAAACCCCCCTCGACACAAACCAACTGCCTCTCTTATAACTGCTTTGCCTCTATTTACATCTCTTAGGTCTACCTCAGCTAACCCTGAAACCATAGAAAGCAATCTATTGAGTGAATCAGATTTACCTAAGGTTTCCAACAATTCTGAAAATTCCCTTACATCTGAGGAACCACCGGTGACTACGCAGAGACATCCACCTAGTATAGAGTACTCTCCTATCCCGGCTGTAGACTTTGATGACTCTTACGCATTGTCGTACAACCCTGACTCTATCTTTGCTAATGAAGAGTCTATCATAGCACCGTACGTTAACCAGATAAAGGGAAACTTTGGAAACCAGGAAGGAACAGATCAGAAGTTCGCTGAAAAGAAAGGGCAAATAGATAATGGAAACTCTTACTCGCCAGATACTTATCAAGCTCAAAATACTAAAGCCCATACAAACAAGAATATTTCTCCAAGCAACCCTGCAGTAGATCCAGTGCTCACAGACAACTTGCCAATTCCTTCAGAACAATTTATGGCTCATAAACAG GTTTGGGCATTCCCACAATCGCGAGAGGATCCAGCATATTTAGGAAGCGACGCGTACAATCCCGAAAAATCGGATGGACCGGTGTACCAGGCTTTCCATTCTGCTCATGACTTCCCAGGCCTCAATCCAGCGGACTTCAGTTATAGGAAG GTACCAGCACGAGTTTCATCTCATAATACGGATTCATCACCAGGAAAGTACGATGGTCATGTGATCGGTGACTTTAACCACCAGTGGTCAAGACCGATTTACGACGATGAAGTGATGGATGCAGATGACAAAACGGGAGATGAAACGCTGCCAACCGGTCATAAGTACTTCCATCAGCCTTCATCCACTTGGCAGGAGAATGACACATTCCCCGCGACTCAATACGACGAGGACTACATACAGCAGTTTTTCTC GTTCCTCATGCGCACTTTACCGTACCAAACTATCCCAGCGGAGGAAGAGAGACCCAAACGTTCAGTCCCTGCTGAAGGAGAACAGATCTTCTGCGAGTGGAACATAAGG ACGGAGCCAGGGCTTTACCTGATAATGACCTTCCATAACCTCTCCGCGGCCTACACCGTTGACTGCCATGGTGCTTACATTGAAGTCGAGAGGGAGAACAATGGATACGATGCTAGATGGTGTGGCAGCAGAGTCGGCCAG GCTGGAACTCGCCCCCATGTAATTTTCGCGAAGAGCGAAGTTCGAATTACAATTTACGATGACGGCAGGGGAAACAAAGTCACGCCTACAGGATTTGAGGCAGACATCGAAG TAATCGACTTGTTTAACAAGAGTGACTACGGATCTTTCATGAGATCCAACGCTTACCCACACATTCGACGTATGCTTATGGGGTAG